A stretch of the Medicago truncatula cultivar Jemalong A17 chromosome 5, MtrunA17r5.0-ANR, whole genome shotgun sequence genome encodes the following:
- the LOC11412168 gene encoding uncharacterized protein, translating to MRKRDLAILMLCAFAIFFSLQQDGGVSFKDAWMHLTDEYPIKYEAERLPPPVVADLNGDGKKEVLVATHDAKIQILEPHSRRVDEGFSEARVLAEVSLLPDKVRVMSGRRPVAMATGFIDRHRIGQPHKQVLVVVTSGWFVMCFDSNLQKLWENNLQEDFPHNAHHREVSISISNYTLKHGDTGLIIVGGRMEMQPHIFMDPFEEMGMGARFAEQHRRSATEKEASENTGTVDLRHFAFYAFAGRSGVERWSRKTENIEAAASSDASQLIPQHNYKLDVHALNRRQPGEFECREFRESILGVMPHQWDRREDTLLKLVHFNRHKRKTLKKTPGKTINYPFDKPEENHPPGKDSTKKISNIIGKAANFAGSAKSKKYPPYVPTITNYTKVWWVPNVVVAHLKEGIEVLHLASGRTLCKLHLQEGGLHADINGDGVLDHVQAVGGNGAEQTVVSGSMDVLRPCWAVATSGVPVREQLFNVSICHYTHFNLFQHGELYRGFNRGSDMSSLEVATPILIPRSDGHKHRKGSHGDVIFLTNRGEITSHTPGLHGHDAVWQWQQSTGVTWSNLPSPAGMMEGGLVIPTLKPFPLRLHDNHEMILAAGEQEAVVISPGGSILATIELPGSPTHVLIREDFSNDGLTDLILVTSSGVYGFVQTRQPGALFFSVLIGCLIVVMGIIFVTQHINSMKGKPRPSSGPR from the exons ATGAGGAAGCGTGATTTGGCGATTCTTATGCTCTGCGCTTTCGctattttcttctctcttcaG CAAGATGGTGGTGTTTCATTCAAAGACGCGTGGATGCATCTAACAGATGAATACCCAATCAAATACGAAGCCGAACGCCTTCCTCCTCCTGTTGTCGCCGATCTCAACGGCGATGGTAAGAAAGAAGTTCTCGTAGCTACCCACGATGCCAAAATTCAG ATTTTGGAGCCACATAGTAGGCGTGTTGATGAAGGATTCAGTGAGGCACGTGTGTTAGCGGAGGTGTCTCTGTTGCCTGACAAAGTGCGTGTCATGTCTGGGAGACGACCTGTTGCTATGGCCACTGGCTTTATTGACCGCCATAGAATTGGACAACCACATAAGCAGGTTTTGGTTGTAGTAACATCGGGTTGGTTTGTAATGTGTTTTGATTCCAACCTCCAAAAGTTGTGGGAAAATAATTTGCAg GAGGATTTCCCCCATAATGCTCACCACAGGGAAGTTTCAATATCTATAAGCAATTATACTCTCAAGCATGGAGATACAGGATTGATCATTGTTGGTGGGAGAATGGAAATGCAGCCTCAT atttttatgGACCCTTTTGAAGAAATGGGAATGGGAGCTAGATTTGCTGAGCAGCATCGAAGAAGTGCTACTGAAAAGGAG GCTTCTGAAAACACCGGAACTGTGGATTTACGCCATTTTGCATTTTATGCATTTGCTGGTCGATCAGGTGTAGAACGATGGAGCAGAAAAACAGAG AACATTGAAGCAGCAGCTTCTTCAGACGCATCACAGTTAATTCCACAGCATAACTACAAACTTGATGTTCATGCTCTGAATAGACGTCAACCTGGAGAG TTTGAATGCAGGGAATTCAGAGAATCAATCCTGGGAGTTATGCCACATCAATGG GATAGGAGAGAAGATACTTTATTGAAGTTGGTCCACTTCAATCGGCATAAGAGGAAAACATTGAAGAAAACACCTGGAAAGACTATCAATTACCCTTTCGACAAGCCTGAGGAAAACCATCCACCAGGGAAGGACTcaaccaaaaaaatttcaaacataattGGGAAAGCAGCAAATTTTGCTGGTTCAGCAAAATCCAAGAAG TATCCACCATATGTTCCCACCATAACCAACTATACTAAGGTTTGGTGGGTTCCTAATGTTGTTGTGGCTCATCTAAAGGAGGGGATAGAAGTCCTTCATCTGGCATCTGGTCGAACACTATGTAAG CTTCACCTTCAGGAAGGTGGTCTACATGCTGATATTAATGGTGATGGAGTTCTGGATCATGTGCAG GCTGTTGGAGGAAATGGTGCTGAGCAAACTGTAGTTAGTGGGTCCATGGATGTTCTACGTCCTTGTTGGGCTGTTGCAACGTCTGGCGTACCAGTACGGGAACAACTCTTCAATGTATCTATTTGTCATTATACCCATTTTAACTTATTCCAACATGGAGAACTTTATAGAGGCTTCAACCGAGGTTCAGATATGTCTTCTTTGGAGGTAGCAACACCCATTCTCATTCCTAGAAGCGATGGTCACAAGCACCGGAAGGGAAGCCACGGGGATGTTATCTTCTTGACAAACCGGGGAGAG ATAACTTCGCACACTCCTGGTTTGCATGGTCATGATGCTGTTTGGCAGTGGCAACAATCAACTGGTGTCACATGGTCAAACCTACCTTCCCCAGCAGGGATGATGGAAGGTGGTTTGGTGATTCCCACACTAAAGCCTTTTCCTTTGCGGTTGCATGACAATCATGAGATGATCCTTGCAGCTGGAGAACAAGAGGCTGTGGTAATATCACCCGGAGGTAGCATATTGGCTACAATTGAACTCCCTGGTTCACCTACACATGTATTGATCCGTGAAGACTTCTCAAATGATGGGCTCACTGACCTTATTCTCGTCACCTCATCCGGAGTGTACGGCTTTGTCCAGACTCGACAACCTGGTGCTCTCTTCTTCAGTGTGCTGATCGGCTGTCTCATAGTCGTGATGGGAATTATATTTGTTACCCAGCACATAAATTCCATGAAGGGGAAGCCTCGTCCATCATCTGGTCCTAGGTGA
- the LOC11408075 gene encoding protein WALLS ARE THIN 1 isoform X2 translates to MKDRPQITSYCLIQFFLLGLVGITMKEGFYLLGLDNTSPTFASAMQNSVPALTFLMAVILRYESLHLNRINGMAKVLGVLASVGGASIITLYKGPTIYAPHLALHQGQIFLSAFEDANGKNLNLGGILLFGHCLCWSGWIVMQAFVLKKYSAQLTVSAFTCFFGIVQFGTIAAFLEKDPKAWQLNSIEEAYSILYSGLVISGLAAAIQIWTISKGGPVLASIYLPLQTLLVALIASIAFGEEFFLGGIIGAFLIISGLYLVVWGRSQETKSAEEFIVPIEPENHLKENIYNSSIIQPLFPEHNS, encoded by the exons AT GAAAGACAGACCACAAATAACCAGTTATTGTTTGATACAATTTTTCCTACTTGGACTAGTCGG AATAACAATGAAAGAAGGATTTTACCTTTTGGGTTTGGACAACACATCACCAACATTTGCTTCTGCTATGCAAAATTCTGTTCCAGCCCTTACCTTTCTCATGGCTGTGATATTAAG ATATGAGAGCTTGCACTTAAATAGGATAAATGGTATGGCCAAGGTTCTTGGAGTACTTGCTTCTGTTGGAGGAGCTTCAATCATTACCCTTTACAAGGGACCTACCATTTATGCTCCACATTTAGCACTACATCAAGGACAAATTTTCTTGTCTGCATTTGAGGATGCCAATGGGAAAAACTTGAACTTGGGTGGCATCCTTCTCTTTGGTCATTGTTTGTGTTGGTCTGGTTGGATTGTGATGCAAGCATTTGTTCTGAAAAAGTACTCAGCACAACTCACAGTTTCTGCTTTTACTTGCTTCTTTGGTATTGTGCAGTTTGGGACAATTGCAGCCTTTCTTGAGAAGGATCCCAAAGCTTGGCAGCTCAATTCCATTGAAGAGGCCTACAGTATTTTGTACTCG GGACTGGTGATTTCAGGGCTTGCAGCAGCAATACAAATATGGACTATTAGCAAAGGAGGACCGGTGCTTGCTTCAATTTATCTTCCCTTACAGACATTACTTGTAGCTTTGATAGCATCCATTGCTTTTGGTGAAGAATTCTTTTTGGGAGG GATTATAGGAGCTTTCTTAATTATATCTGGCTTATACCTTGTTGTCTGGGGAAGAAGTCAAGAAACTAAGTCTGCTGAGGAGTTCATAGTCCCCATTGAGCCTGAGAATCATctgaaagaaaatatttacaattcTTCTATCATTCAACCATTGTTTCCTGAacacaactcatag
- the LOC11405991 gene encoding thioredoxin H1, with translation MAGSSEEGQVIGVHNVDAWNDILHRGNESKKLIVVDFTASWCGPCRFIAPFLAELAKKYTNAIFLKVDVDELKSVAQDWAIEAMPTFVFVKEGTILGKVVGAKKDELTQTIEKHVASANV, from the exons ATGGCAGGTTCATCAGAAGAGGGACAAGTAATTGGCGTTCACAACGTTGATGCATGGAACGATATCCTCCATAGGGGCAATGAATCCAAGAAACTG ATTGTTGTGGATTTTACTGCTTCTTGGTGTGGACCATGCCGTTTCATTGCACCATTCCTTGCTGAGTTGGCCAAGAAGTATACAAATGCCATATTCCTTAAGGTGGATGTGGACGAATTGAAG TCTGTTGCTCAAGATTGGGCTATTGAAGCCATGCCAacgtttgtttttgtgaaagAAGGAACAATTTTGGGCAAAGTGGTAGGAGCAAAGAAAGATGAGCTGACACAGACAATAGAGAAACATGTGGCATCAGCCaatgtttaa
- the LOC11408075 gene encoding protein WALLS ARE THIN 1 isoform X1: protein MVSERAKLHIALTFLQFCHAGNHIFLRIALNTGVSKLVFPVYRNITAFILLAPLAYFTEKKDRPQITSYCLIQFFLLGLVGITMKEGFYLLGLDNTSPTFASAMQNSVPALTFLMAVILRYESLHLNRINGMAKVLGVLASVGGASIITLYKGPTIYAPHLALHQGQIFLSAFEDANGKNLNLGGILLFGHCLCWSGWIVMQAFVLKKYSAQLTVSAFTCFFGIVQFGTIAAFLEKDPKAWQLNSIEEAYSILYSGLVISGLAAAIQIWTISKGGPVLASIYLPLQTLLVALIASIAFGEEFFLGGIIGAFLIISGLYLVVWGRSQETKSAEEFIVPIEPENHLKENIYNSSIIQPLFPEHNS from the exons ATGGTTTCTGAACGAGCTAAGCTTCACATAGCTTTaacttttttacaattttgtcaTGCAGGAAATCATATATTTCTCAGAATTGCACTTAATACAGGAGTCAGCAAGCTTGTTTTTCCTGTCTATAGAAACATCACTGCTTTCATTCTTCTAGCTCCACTTGCATATTTTACAGAAAA GAAAGACAGACCACAAATAACCAGTTATTGTTTGATACAATTTTTCCTACTTGGACTAGTCGG AATAACAATGAAAGAAGGATTTTACCTTTTGGGTTTGGACAACACATCACCAACATTTGCTTCTGCTATGCAAAATTCTGTTCCAGCCCTTACCTTTCTCATGGCTGTGATATTAAG ATATGAGAGCTTGCACTTAAATAGGATAAATGGTATGGCCAAGGTTCTTGGAGTACTTGCTTCTGTTGGAGGAGCTTCAATCATTACCCTTTACAAGGGACCTACCATTTATGCTCCACATTTAGCACTACATCAAGGACAAATTTTCTTGTCTGCATTTGAGGATGCCAATGGGAAAAACTTGAACTTGGGTGGCATCCTTCTCTTTGGTCATTGTTTGTGTTGGTCTGGTTGGATTGTGATGCAAGCATTTGTTCTGAAAAAGTACTCAGCACAACTCACAGTTTCTGCTTTTACTTGCTTCTTTGGTATTGTGCAGTTTGGGACAATTGCAGCCTTTCTTGAGAAGGATCCCAAAGCTTGGCAGCTCAATTCCATTGAAGAGGCCTACAGTATTTTGTACTCG GGACTGGTGATTTCAGGGCTTGCAGCAGCAATACAAATATGGACTATTAGCAAAGGAGGACCGGTGCTTGCTTCAATTTATCTTCCCTTACAGACATTACTTGTAGCTTTGATAGCATCCATTGCTTTTGGTGAAGAATTCTTTTTGGGAGG GATTATAGGAGCTTTCTTAATTATATCTGGCTTATACCTTGTTGTCTGGGGAAGAAGTCAAGAAACTAAGTCTGCTGAGGAGTTCATAGTCCCCATTGAGCCTGAGAATCATctgaaagaaaatatttacaattcTTCTATCATTCAACCATTGTTTCCTGAacacaactcatag
- the LOC11412169 gene encoding protein RTE1-HOMOLOG, whose product MEAELDLDPEQQHMMENGFSRINTMQIDPRRARFPCSIVWSPLPVISWFIPFIGHIGICREDGVILDFAGPNFVCVDNFAFGSATRYLQLPKDKCCIPLSQSAYKGEEHYMQDETGGELRTWDDALLKSTQEFQHRSYSLFTCNCHSFVANNLNRLGYLSSGWNVVNLAVFILLNGRWVSKISMLRTILPFVIVFFLGVTLGGFTFLKFWFLFTSVLIGWFILGTYCFKDMIQL is encoded by the exons ATGGAAGCAGAATTAGATTTGGATCCAGAACAGCAACATATGATGGAAAATGGTTTTTCACGAATTAATACCATGCAAATTGATCCTAGAAGAGCTCGCTTTCCGTGCTCTATTGTCTGGTCACCACTTCCTGTTATCTCATGGTTCATTCCTTTcattggtcacattggtatttGTAGAGAGGATGGTGTTATTTTGGATTTTGCAGGTCCtaattttgtttgtgttgatAATTTCGCATTTGGTTCCGCTACCAGATATCTTCAACTACCCAAAGATAAG TGTTGCATCCCCTTAAGCCAGTCTGCCTACAAGGGTGAGGAACACTACATGCAGGATGAAACTGGAGGCGAGTTGAGGACCTGGGACGATGCTCTACTGAAGAGTACGCAAGAATTCCAACACCGATCATACAGTCTCTTTACATGCAACTGCCACTCCTTTGTTGCCAATAATTTGAACAGGCTCGGCTATCTGTCCAGTGGATGGAATGTGGTGAACCTTGCAGTTTTCATCTTACTCAACGGGCGCTGGGTCAGCAAAATTTCTATGCTGCGAACTATTTTACCATTTGTGATTGTATTTTTTCTTGGAGTCACATTGGGAGGCTTCACTTTCCTAAAATTTTGGTTCTTATTCACTTCGGTTCTTATTGGCTGGTTCATTCTTGGTACATACTGTTTTAAGGATATGATTCAGTTGTAG